In BD1-7 clade bacterium, one genomic interval encodes:
- a CDS encoding Alpha-agarase, with protein sequence MGSFSLTGKTVVALFLMAASGVALSADEFRRQTTGVSSANANSSLGTIYALSDYGAQNGLCSRDARIEIKGGDCYFNNDVNSKKITKGSGCGDAKAEATLRTKSGAKVACNIEYYADRSFSSKTWPREIIKLNQKVIWQNTGATTAMSGSNAALSAVAKTSDSVANTGVGISFSLASGSSGCSVSGTTVNFTSAGTCKVRATAGANSNLASATADRTWSVFGDADNDGKHDGEDNCPNAANSNQANNDGDSQGDVCDTDDDNDGRADTSDNCPLVSNNDQLNTDGDSQGNACDSDDDNDTVADNADNCPLVTNSNQANNDGDAQGDVCDSDDDNDSVADGSDNCQFVANTNQLDIPDNDGIGNACDTDDDGDGIANTNDNDADNDGVADADEFGGDPYADNDNDGVPAYLDDNDNNPSIGNDDGNVESEFDPRGTGTPDFLNPGADSTAITLYVDKKVGSSGNGLSWATAFKTLEEGITAAVAPGDQIWLAQGVYTPASGRFTIGQAISIYGGFFGKGTDFDGETKLSEAKLSLYPTVISGDIAGDDTNKFANGVTPTADDIQGTNTDLILLIRDTGDETVRLDKLYFSGSARTATNNHGGAIKIDTNSTVEITNVTFQGNRVSGADAIGGALMIENSNVTVSDSTFEWNKSTSGRGGAIGVSGGSTLTMDRVTVNNNVSTNSDGAKAGGGAIYAVGNGVNVFLVNSTVTANTATNNGGAFFIRDGATVNCEYCTVVNNSLLDTTSGSWERSIVLGDSGGSTGNLVLSRSLVVNDDAGSNDSSKNGRTIRTYSSSQITDNGYNRIGTDGNAGVYYAANGGNETNFAMTFNNEVASEQTSKVMPENTASKFVNTVLGSDGGMTRTLPIMESTVKKDDYPGLRDVIPAAECNMADEDQRGWHRPFGNGCDVGAFEYTDANGSCWDDGAIDRSYAGTGNNFCFSTTGGTIDNIIKNVVVGEFHLWLSLGLLGLWGFRRRL encoded by the coding sequence ATGGGCTCGTTCTCTTTAACAGGGAAAACAGTCGTAGCACTGTTTCTTATGGCAGCTAGCGGAGTCGCTTTATCTGCCGATGAATTTCGTCGTCAAACTACAGGTGTCTCGTCTGCAAATGCAAATTCGTCACTTGGGACGATTTATGCTTTGTCGGACTATGGCGCTCAAAATGGCTTATGTTCTCGTGACGCTCGTATCGAAATAAAGGGTGGCGATTGCTACTTCAATAACGATGTGAATTCGAAAAAAATCACAAAAGGCAGTGGTTGTGGAGATGCAAAGGCAGAAGCAACGCTACGCACAAAAAGTGGCGCAAAAGTCGCCTGTAACATTGAATATTATGCCGATCGTTCTTTTAGTAGTAAGACTTGGCCACGGGAAATCATCAAGCTTAATCAAAAAGTCATTTGGCAAAATACGGGTGCGACGACTGCTATGTCGGGCTCCAACGCAGCATTAAGCGCTGTTGCTAAAACGTCGGATTCGGTTGCAAATACAGGTGTAGGCATTTCATTTTCTCTTGCATCTGGGAGTTCTGGTTGTTCAGTAAGCGGGACGACAGTTAACTTTACTTCTGCAGGGACATGTAAAGTTCGGGCAACTGCAGGCGCAAACTCCAACCTAGCCTCGGCGACGGCAGATCGTACTTGGAGTGTTTTTGGTGACGCCGATAATGATGGTAAGCATGATGGCGAAGATAACTGCCCGAATGCAGCCAATAGTAATCAGGCCAATAATGACGGTGATTCACAGGGAGATGTTTGTGATACCGACGATGATAACGATGGACGTGCAGATACATCAGATAACTGCCCATTAGTATCCAACAACGATCAGCTGAATACCGATGGCGACTCGCAAGGTAATGCTTGTGACAGCGATGATGACAACGATACTGTTGCTGATAACGCTGATAACTGCCCACTTGTCACTAACTCTAATCAAGCAAACAACGACGGCGATGCGCAAGGCGATGTTTGTGACAGCGACGACGACAACGATAGCGTTGCCGATGGTTCAGATAACTGTCAGTTTGTTGCTAACACCAATCAGTTGGATATTCCTGATAACGACGGTATCGGCAATGCATGTGATACCGATGATGATGGCGATGGTATTGCCAACACTAACGACAATGATGCCGATAATGACGGTGTAGCGGATGCGGATGAGTTTGGTGGTGATCCGTATGCGGACAATGACAACGATGGCGTTCCTGCCTACTTGGATGACAACGACAATAACCCATCTATTGGTAACGATGATGGTAACGTTGAATCCGAATTTGATCCGCGTGGCACGGGCACACCCGATTTCTTAAACCCGGGAGCAGATAGCACGGCCATTACACTTTATGTTGATAAAAAGGTCGGTTCCAGTGGTAATGGCCTTAGCTGGGCGACTGCTTTCAAAACACTAGAAGAAGGTATTACTGCTGCGGTAGCCCCTGGTGATCAAATCTGGTTGGCACAGGGTGTTTATACGCCAGCATCTGGGCGATTCACTATTGGCCAGGCAATCAGCATTTATGGTGGTTTCTTTGGTAAAGGCACGGACTTTGACGGTGAAACGAAACTTAGCGAAGCCAAGCTGTCGTTATATCCGACAGTTATCAGTGGTGATATCGCTGGTGATGACACGAATAAGTTTGCCAACGGTGTAACGCCAACGGCAGATGATATTCAGGGGACGAATACAGATTTGATTCTGTTGATTCGAGATACCGGTGATGAGACTGTGCGTCTGGATAAGTTGTACTTCTCGGGTAGTGCTCGCACGGCTACGAACAATCACGGTGGTGCGATCAAAATTGATACCAATTCTACGGTTGAGATCACTAATGTGACCTTCCAAGGTAACCGGGTTTCTGGTGCTGATGCGATCGGCGGTGCTTTGATGATTGAAAACTCAAACGTGACGGTAAGTGATTCAACGTTTGAATGGAACAAGTCAACCAGTGGTCGCGGTGGTGCGATCGGTGTGTCTGGTGGCAGTACACTGACAATGGATCGCGTCACGGTTAACAACAATGTCTCAACCAATAGCGATGGTGCTAAAGCTGGTGGCGGTGCAATTTACGCAGTCGGCAATGGCGTTAACGTGTTCCTAGTGAATTCAACGGTTACCGCAAACACTGCAACCAACAATGGTGGGGCCTTCTTTATCCGTGATGGTGCAACAGTTAACTGTGAATACTGCACAGTCGTGAACAACTCGTTGCTCGATACAACATCAGGCTCTTGGGAGCGTAGCATCGTGCTGGGTGATTCCGGTGGTTCAACGGGTAACCTAGTCTTGTCTCGCAGCCTTGTTGTCAATGATGATGCTGGTTCAAATGACAGCAGCAAAAATGGTCGTACGATTCGCACCTATTCATCGTCGCAGATTACCGACAATGGCTACAACCGAATCGGTACTGATGGCAACGCTGGTGTTTACTACGCGGCGAATGGCGGTAATGAAACCAACTTTGCGATGACATTCAATAATGAAGTTGCTAGCGAACAAACCAGTAAGGTGATGCCTGAAAATACAGCAAGCAAGTTTGTAAATACTGTTTTGGGCAGTGACGGTGGCATGACCCGTACATTACCGATTATGGAATCGACGGTTAAAAAGGATGATTACCCTGGCCTTCGTGATGTCATTCCTGCGGCTGAATGTAATATGGCTGATGAAGATCAACGCGGATGGCATCGTCCATTTGGCAACGGCTGTGATGTTGGTGCCTTTGAATATACAGATGCCAACGGTTCTTGCTGGGATGATGGTGCAATAGATCGATCTTACGCAGGTACTGGCAACAACTTCTGCTTCAGTACAACCGGCGGCACGATTGATAACATCATCAAAAATGTTGTGGTTGGTGAATTCCACCTTTGGTTGTCACTAGGCTTGTTAGGTCTTTGGGGATTCAGACGCCGTCTGTAA
- the auaH_2 gene encoding Aurachin B dehydrogenase — protein MKIFITGATGLIGANSTLELLRAGYQVRLLVRNADNARAYFKAHGFDIDDIVVADMLDKASVKAGMAGCDAVLHSAAIVDLDARNAERTRETNLQSIESVIGSACELGIGKILYVSSMSVFYDFSQPVLTEDTPMADVHDAYSLSKKLCETRIRELQHQGYPIISTYPSAVFGPDDPKLAESNSAIIRFLTTVVPLTSSGMQFIDARDIAIAHRLLLEGELDNDRTKERYILGGTFVRWPELADLLERAAGRKLWRLPVPGPLFRVVGVLFDLVRHLVPIEFPISREATRIVTQLPLAESSRLHARTGLEFRPPLDTLTDTIAWMRKAGKVK, from the coding sequence ATGAAAATATTTATTACCGGTGCCACCGGTTTGATTGGCGCTAACAGTACATTGGAATTGCTGCGCGCGGGCTATCAGGTTCGTTTGCTGGTACGTAATGCCGATAATGCGCGGGCGTATTTTAAAGCGCATGGTTTTGATATCGACGATATCGTGGTTGCGGATATGCTCGATAAAGCGTCGGTGAAAGCCGGCATGGCTGGTTGTGATGCCGTGTTGCACAGTGCTGCGATTGTCGATTTGGATGCACGCAATGCAGAGCGTACGCGCGAGACCAATTTGCAGAGTATTGAATCGGTTATTGGCAGTGCCTGTGAGTTGGGCATCGGCAAGATACTGTATGTATCGAGCATGAGCGTTTTTTATGACTTCTCCCAACCGGTGCTGACGGAAGATACGCCTATGGCGGATGTGCATGATGCGTATTCGTTATCGAAAAAGCTCTGCGAAACCCGTATTCGTGAATTACAACATCAGGGTTACCCGATCATTTCAACTTACCCGTCGGCGGTGTTTGGCCCGGATGATCCGAAATTGGCCGAAAGCAACAGTGCGATTATTCGGTTTCTTACTACGGTTGTGCCGCTGACCTCGTCGGGTATGCAGTTTATTGATGCGAGGGATATCGCCATCGCTCATCGCTTGTTGCTTGAAGGTGAGCTGGATAACGACAGAACTAAGGAGCGGTATATTCTTGGCGGTACTTTTGTTCGTTGGCCTGAATTAGCGGATCTACTCGAACGCGCGGCAGGACGAAAATTGTGGCGCTTGCCGGTGCCCGGGCCGTTATTTCGAGTGGTTGGTGTGTTGTTTGATCTGGTGCGGCATCTTGTACCGATCGAGTTTCCGATTTCTCGTGAGGCGACCCGTATCGTGACGCAATTACCGCTTGCTGAGTCATCTCGCCTGCACGCGCGTACCGGGCTAGAGTTTCGCCCACCGCTGGATACGCTGACCGATACCATTGCTTGGATGCGTAAAGCCGGTAAGGTTAAATAA
- the bepA_4 gene encoding Beta-barrel assembly-enhancing protease: MQIGMLNFNQYLTQPLRVVVAVSTLLLATACSTSPTGRSQMILVGDDQMNEMGKASFAQMKSDNPPSIDKPFNDYVMCLSTPLLKAAGENPSEWEVKVFDDDSPNAFALPGKKIGVHTGMISLAETPDQLAAVIGHEIGHVQAKHGAERVSMGMAAQTAQQVSAVALNGVEYGDYALAAIGAGAQYGLILPYSRTHETEADYIGLLIMAKAGFNPDQAVALWQKMKQSSGGNAPPEFLSTHPAHGTRIRDLGNKQAEARELYEKAIAEGVVVDCIKPEF; encoded by the coding sequence ATGCAGATCGGCATGTTGAATTTTAATCAATACCTTACTCAGCCACTGAGAGTAGTTGTTGCTGTGTCGACGTTATTGTTGGCGACAGCCTGTTCGACATCTCCCACTGGCCGTAGTCAGATGATTTTGGTCGGTGATGACCAAATGAACGAAATGGGTAAGGCCAGCTTTGCACAGATGAAAAGCGATAACCCGCCATCGATAGACAAACCCTTTAATGACTATGTGATGTGTCTGAGCACACCATTGCTGAAAGCGGCCGGAGAGAACCCAAGCGAATGGGAAGTCAAAGTCTTTGACGATGATTCACCCAATGCCTTCGCTTTACCTGGTAAAAAAATTGGCGTACATACTGGAATGATTAGTTTGGCTGAAACACCGGATCAATTGGCAGCAGTTATCGGTCATGAAATCGGTCATGTGCAGGCAAAACATGGAGCAGAACGTGTATCGATGGGCATGGCCGCACAAACGGCTCAACAAGTCAGTGCTGTGGCGTTAAACGGTGTTGAGTATGGCGATTACGCGTTAGCTGCTATCGGCGCGGGTGCGCAATATGGCCTTATTTTACCGTATAGCCGCACGCATGAAACAGAAGCCGATTACATTGGTTTGCTGATCATGGCGAAAGCCGGTTTTAACCCTGATCAGGCAGTGGCTCTTTGGCAAAAAATGAAGCAGTCATCCGGTGGCAATGCACCGCCGGAATTTCTATCGACACATCCGGCTCACGGCACACGTATTCGTGATCTTGGTAACAAGCAGGCAGAAGCGCGTGAGCTGTATGAAAAAGCGATTGCTGAAGGTGTCGTTGTCGATTGCATAAAACCCGAATTTTGA